A window of Acidobacteriota bacterium genomic DNA:
GCCGTGGCGGTGGGGCGATTCAGGTCGAGCTGGAAGAGGACTTTCTGCCGTCGGATCCCCAGCGCTCGGCGGACCTGTTGGCCCTCGACGAGGCTCTCGATCGCCTCGAAAAAAAGGACCCGCGCAAAGCCCGTGTCGTCCAGCTTCGCTACTTCGGCGGCCTGATCCTCGACGAAGTGGCCGAGGTTCTGGAAGTGGGACAGTCGACCGTCGTGCGCGACTGGCGTCTGGCCCGCGCCTGGCTGATCAAGGAGTTGGGCCCGCCAGGCTGACGGCGGATTCCGACCGCTTCCCTAGCCTGAGCCCTATGGCCGAGCCAGAAGAACGGCCGCGGCGAACCGTCGCCCCGCTGCCTCCGGCAGACCTCTTCGGAATTCCCTGACTGAGTTTTTCCGCGACCGGCGTGAAGAAGAGTAGGTACGCCTCTCTTCCAATCCAACCCCGGCTGCTCAGCAAGGAGACTTCATGAAGTTGGCTCGCTGTCGATTCGATTCCTTTCGCCTGATTCCACTCATTGCACTCCTCGCCTCGCTGGTCGCCTTGCCAAGCATCGCCGAGATTCGGGAAGACAGCTCGCTGGCCAAGCGAGAGATCGCCCTCGAAACTCACTATCGGGCCCTTTCCGAGGCGACGACGAACGACCTCTCGATCGAGCTGGCCAACTTTCTCCATCTCGATCGCAGTGAGCTTGCGAGCAACCTCTGGGTGACTCTGATCACACCACCGGAAGGCCGGACCGTCGAGCTGCCTTCCTTCAAAACCTCTTCGCAGCAGCACCGGGCCGCCTGGAGCTCGAAAGTCCTGCCTCCCTACTTCAGCACGCCCGAAGCCGAGACGGTGGGACGAATGACGGCCGACCAGGCGGTGAACATGATGGCTGAAGAAGACTCCAATTGGGGGACCGTCGTCGGACTGACCTCCTTCGAAGTCCGCCTCGAGCTCGAAGGCGAGCAGCGCCGCTACTTTGCCCTCGCCGCTTGGTTTCCATCGCCTCGAGGGAATAGCCTGACCTACCGGCTTCTCGACTCGGTTCTACCCAAAGCCGGAGAGGCGATTCTCGAGCTGAACCGTCCTCACGCCATGGACGCCCATCAAAGGGAACGCTTGCAGTCGGCTGGTTTTCAGGATGACTCGCCGGAGGCGACCCTGGGTATCTCGCCGACGCCGAGCCAAGCAGCCGTGGAATGCGCCCGCTGGGAATACAAACTATCCGATGGCTACCAGTGGCCTGAGTACTTGAGCCAGAGCTTGGGGCCACCCGATCTTCCGCGAGTCCTGATTTCCGAATCGTCCTTCCAGGACCCCTCCGGTCATAGAGTCCGCATCCGATCGGACTTCGAATGCGACTGTCAGTTCGACTGTACCGGCAGGATCCAGCCACTCATCGTCCCCGACAGTGCCAAGTGCGTCAAAAACCCCGACGCCGGGAGCTGGCTGAAATGTCACGTCCTGACAGAGCTTCCGAGCGTGGATGCGCACAACGACATCGGCAACCAAACCACGCAGCCCAAATCAACCCTCGCCTTCGGCTGTGCCTTCAACATCTGTCCCTTCTGCAGCTGCTCCGTGACCATCACTGTGGTGATCCAAGAAACCCTCGAAGTGAGCTACACCCCATCCCCAGGCGCCGTGGCCTTTGGATCAACCTACACCCAGGTCTGCCCGGCCTGCATTGTCAAACATCCCATCACGGCGAGGGTCGTCGGCCTTCCGCAAGGCAAGCGGGTTCGGTACGACCTGGCCCCCAGAGATCTTGGAAGTCCGTGGCCATCGGCGGTCAACCTCACGGGCAATGCGAGCGGTGCTCCCCAAGAGGACACCTTCTTCCAAAAGATGCCAAATAACTCCCGGTTCGAGTTGCGGCGGCGCTTTGTCGATGACGGCGTGGACTGTCCGGCGAAAGTCGAATCAACCATCGCCGGGGGCCCCACAACCGTCACCGTAACCTGTAGCTGCCAGCAACCGGGTGCCTGTGGCGGTGATGGCGGTGGAGATGACGACGGCGGCGGCGATGACGGCGGAGACGATGATGGCGGAGGAAGCGACAACCTCTACCGGGTCGGAGCTCAGATCGACCTCGAAACCTTCGACGGCCAACCGGGAAGCGGCTCGGTCCGGGTGGAGATGACCGCCACCGACGGCGGCGGCAACATCGTCGCGGTCGGTTCGAGAATCGTCACCGCTGGTGCCGATCCGGTGTATTTCGCCGCCATGGTCCCGCACGACAGCTTGGTGCAGCTGACCAAGCAGCAAAGCGGTGTCGGAATGGAGTGTGGCGCGCCGACCCCGCACCACTTCCGAATCTCGCAGGACACCCTGGCCCTGATTTCCTGCACTGTCGGCCCCGAGTACTGGTGTGAAATCTTGCGCAACTGCGACGGCGAGTGTCAGGACGTTTGGACCTTCGTCGGTGAAGGCCTGATCGAGGTCACCGATGGTGAAGGCCAGACCGAAAACGAGCTGATCGACCTCTACGAGTTGCTCGGTTGCCAGGACAACTGGGGAGAGCCCGAGCCGTTCCAGCGGGCCACCGGGGCGGCCAACGAGGCAGCCACCAATTCGACTCTGGTCGGCTCGAAGGTCTACCTGCGCAACAAAGCTGGCAGCACCTGGTCCGGGGTGATCGACGTCACCGGCGTGGCGAGGGACGACGAGGACGGCGTCAGCCGCATCCGCGCCTTCATCGATGGCCAGCCGGTGGCCCTCGGCAACCTCACGATCAATCAGTATGACTCAAGGACCTGCAGCGAGTATTCGACCTCCAATTGCAACCCCAACTCGGCCTTCCGCGGCACCCTCGACACGCGGACCTTTCCGGACGGCGTTCGCACTTTGACGATCATCGCCGACCGCGGGCCGGACACGGTGCCCGGCATGCGCAGCGTCGATTTGGTGTTCTCCAACGGCACCTCGAGCGGCGTCAACGGCGCCACCATCCTGTCGGCCCAGTTCCCGAGCGCGATGAGCTGTGGCGCAAACGGTACGGCGACGGTGAGGGTACGCAATGACGGCACCACCACCTGGACCGCAGGCGAGGGCTATCGCCTCGGAGCCATCGGCAACGCCGACCCGCTGGCGACCAACCTCCTGATTTCTCCCAGCGGAAGTGTCGCTCCCGGGGCCATCGCCACTTTCTCGATTCCCCTTGTGGCGCCCCAGGCCGAGGGCACCCATCACAGCGATTGGCGCATGCGTCAGCTCGGCGTCGGTGGCTTCGGTACGGCAGCGGGGCGCAACGTCGCGGTCACCTGCACGGATCCCCAGAACGATGCCATGGTGGTATCGAGGGTCTTTCCGAACGAGATGGCCTGCGGCGCGACGGGCAGCGCCACGGTCACCATGCGCAATACCGGGAACACCACCTGGACGGCCGCCGAAGGCTACGCCCTGAAGGCGCCGAGCGGTGCCGATCCGCTGGCCACGGCCCAGGCGTTCCCGGTGACCGGCTCGATCGCACCGGGGCAAAGCACCAGCTTCTCGATCCCGCTCCAGGCGCCGGCGACGGCTGGTAGCTACACCTCCTACTGGCGAATGGCCAAGGGTGGCTCCCTGTTCGGCGGCAACGCCAACGACACGGTCACCGTGACCTGTGACGGCAGCGGCGATGATGGAGGTGGTGGCGACGACGGTGGTGGCGGCGGGGGCACCAACAATGCCGCGGTCGCCTCTTCGAACCTACCCGGCGCCATGGCCTGCAGCGGCACCGCGATGGCGACAGTGGTGATGCAGAACACCGGAACCACTACCTGGACGGCCACCGAGGGCTACAAGCTGCGCGCCGTCGGTGGCAGCGATCCTCTGGCACCGAGCATCGAGGTCACCATGCCGAGCGGAACGGTGGTCGCGCCGGGGCAAAGCCATGGCTTCCAGCTCTCGTTGACGGCTCCTGCCAGCAGCGGCACCTATCGCACCGACTGGCGAATGTACCGCCAGGGCTGGAGCTACTTCGGAGCCACCGCTCTCGCCGACGTGCAGGTGACCTGCGACGGCGGAGGAGGAGGAGATGACGGCGGCGGCGGAGGTGGAGACACGGACGCAGCGCAGCTCCAGTCCGAGACCTTGCCGGCGACCATGGCCTGTGGCACCGTGAACGCCACCATCACCCTCAAGAACACCGGCAATACCACCTGGAGCCGCTCCGGCGGCTACGAGCTGAGGGCCTTCGGAGGCACCGATCCCTTCACCTCGACCACCACCGTGCCGCTACCCAACGGTGTCGCGATCGCTCCCCAACAGCAGCACACCTTCCAGCTCTCCCTCACCGCTCCCGGTACCCCCGGCTGGTACGAAACGGACTGGCGCCTGAGCCGCCAGGGCAACTGGTTCGGTCCTGAGGTTTCCCAGCACGTCAACGTCTCCTGCAACAGCGGCGGTGGCGGCGGCACCGTCGACGACGCCATCTTCCATGACTCCAACCTGCCTCTCTCCCTCGATTGTGGCGACGGCGTCTGGGCCGACATCTGGGTGAGAAACATCGGCACCACCACCTGGAGCCGCTCCGGCGGGTACAGCCTGAAGGCGATCGGCGGCGTCGATCCCCTGGCCGGAACGGCCAGCCTGCTGATGCCGGAGGGTGAAACCACCGAACCGCAAGAAACGGTGCGCTTCCGCCACTGGTTCGAAGGGCCGCAGGACGGCGGAGAGTTCCTCTCGGACTGGCAGATGCACAAGGCTGGTGACGGCGATTTCGGCTCCCCCATCCTCCTCGAGGTCGAGGTCTTCTGCAGCGGCGGCGGCGGGGAGCTGTAATTGAGTCCTTGACCGGTTGTCCTCCTTTTGCCGGGGTGCCGATGCGGCGGTACCCCGGCCTTTTTCCTCAGATAGCATCCACGGGCGCCCATGACCGAAGACCCAAGCTGGCAACGCCTCGACGAGCTCTTCCATCGCGCCTGGGACCTGCCGGCCGAGCAGCGCGCCGCCTTTCTCGACCGCACCTGCGGCGACGACCCGGCCCTGCACCGCGAGCTCACCACCCTCCTCAGCGCCGCTACCACGCCCTCCGGCTGGATCGATGGCAGCGCCTCGGACGAAGCTCTCG
This region includes:
- a CDS encoding NBR1-Ig-like domain-containing protein is translated as MKLARCRFDSFRLIPLIALLASLVALPSIAEIREDSSLAKREIALETHYRALSEATTNDLSIELANFLHLDRSELASNLWVTLITPPEGRTVELPSFKTSSQQHRAAWSSKVLPPYFSTPEAETVGRMTADQAVNMMAEEDSNWGTVVGLTSFEVRLELEGEQRRYFALAAWFPSPRGNSLTYRLLDSVLPKAGEAILELNRPHAMDAHQRERLQSAGFQDDSPEATLGISPTPSQAAVECARWEYKLSDGYQWPEYLSQSLGPPDLPRVLISESSFQDPSGHRVRIRSDFECDCQFDCTGRIQPLIVPDSAKCVKNPDAGSWLKCHVLTELPSVDAHNDIGNQTTQPKSTLAFGCAFNICPFCSCSVTITVVIQETLEVSYTPSPGAVAFGSTYTQVCPACIVKHPITARVVGLPQGKRVRYDLAPRDLGSPWPSAVNLTGNASGAPQEDTFFQKMPNNSRFELRRRFVDDGVDCPAKVESTIAGGPTTVTVTCSCQQPGACGGDGGGDDDGGGDDGGDDDGGGSDNLYRVGAQIDLETFDGQPGSGSVRVEMTATDGGGNIVAVGSRIVTAGADPVYFAAMVPHDSLVQLTKQQSGVGMECGAPTPHHFRISQDTLALISCTVGPEYWCEILRNCDGECQDVWTFVGEGLIEVTDGEGQTENELIDLYELLGCQDNWGEPEPFQRATGAANEAATNSTLVGSKVYLRNKAGSTWSGVIDVTGVARDDEDGVSRIRAFIDGQPVALGNLTINQYDSRTCSEYSTSNCNPNSAFRGTLDTRTFPDGVRTLTIIADRGPDTVPGMRSVDLVFSNGTSSGVNGATILSAQFPSAMSCGANGTATVRVRNDGTTTWTAGEGYRLGAIGNADPLATNLLISPSGSVAPGAIATFSIPLVAPQAEGTHHSDWRMRQLGVGGFGTAAGRNVAVTCTDPQNDAMVVSRVFPNEMACGATGSATVTMRNTGNTTWTAAEGYALKAPSGADPLATAQAFPVTGSIAPGQSTSFSIPLQAPATAGSYTSYWRMAKGGSLFGGNANDTVTVTCDGSGDDGGGGDDGGGGGGTNNAAVASSNLPGAMACSGTAMATVVMQNTGTTTWTATEGYKLRAVGGSDPLAPSIEVTMPSGTVVAPGQSHGFQLSLTAPASSGTYRTDWRMYRQGWSYFGATALADVQVTCDGGGGGDDGGGGGGDTDAAQLQSETLPATMACGTVNATITLKNTGNTTWSRSGGYELRAFGGTDPFTSTTTVPLPNGVAIAPQQQHTFQLSLTAPGTPGWYETDWRLSRQGNWFGPEVSQHVNVSCNSGGGGGTVDDAIFHDSNLPLSLDCGDGVWADIWVRNIGTTTWSRSGGYSLKAIGGVDPLAGTASLLMPEGETTEPQETVRFRHWFEGPQDGGEFLSDWQMHKAGDGDFGSPILLEVEVFCSGGGGEL